A genomic segment from Aegilops tauschii subsp. strangulata cultivar AL8/78 chromosome 1, Aet v6.0, whole genome shotgun sequence encodes:
- the LOC141022161 gene encoding serine/threonine-protein phosphatase 7 long form homolog, whose product MWLKALTVFDSKWSWGSATLAYLYRQLDDASCRHTGGIGGCLLALSIWSWERLPVGRPKTVKYEDWDDKDDPLRLPTWAYKWDVLNETTDDPSVMYKLYKSELDAITPEQVEWEPYGKGESFGNPIEFRLNPMCIRDRDLWHMRCPLICNWAVELHLPHRVFRQFGLFQPHPPEWEDTDKLLHA is encoded by the exons atgtggctgaaggcgttgaccgtcttcgatagcaaatggagttggggttcggcgacactagcttacttgtatcgacag ttggacgatgccagttgtaggcacactggaggtattggtggttgtctgctcgcactttccatatggagctgggagcgtttgccggttggacgacctaagaccgtgaagtacgaggattgggacgataaagacgacccactacggctccccacttgggcttacaagtgggatgtgttaAATGAGACGACGGATGATCCCTCGGTAATGTACAAGTTGTACAAGAGCGAGCTGGACGCGATCACGCCTGAGCAG GTGGAATGGGAGCCGTATGGAAAAGGAGAGAGTTTTGGTAACCCTATAGAGTTCAGGCTTAATCCGATGTGCATTAGGGATAGGGATCTCTGGCATATGcggtgcccactgatatgcaactgggcggttgagcttcacctgccacatcgggtgttccgccagtttggtttgttccagccacacccgccggaGTGGGAGGACACGGACAAGTTGCTACACGCGTAA